The following coding sequences are from one Triticum aestivum cultivar Chinese Spring chromosome 5A, IWGSC CS RefSeq v2.1, whole genome shotgun sequence window:
- the LOC123104837 gene encoding uncharacterized protein: MEALARGGEMQRCGVVRMERQLQIRAQPPALSFLCRLPCGQLRLLPALHPHVFSSNPRRSSSHIGECSLLGLVLLLRLRSQPSRTFPRSSSSWPGRLVCDSWHLAHLRLNSCWNGKQRFHLVTINKMKKTNNLFL, translated from the exons ATGGAGGCCCTAGCTCGAGGCGGCGAGATGCAGAGATGCGGGGTGGTGCGGATGGAGAGGCAGCTTCAGATCCGCGCGCAGCCGCCCGCACTCTCCTTCCTCTGCCGCCTTCCCTGTGGTCAG CTCCGTCTTCTCCCCGCCCTCCATCCTCATGTGTTCAGCAGCAACCCTAGGAGGAGCTCGAGCCACATCGGTGAATGTTCTCTGCTAGGTTTGGTGCTACTACTCCGTCTTCGATCCCAACCATCTCGCACGTTCCCGAGATCGTCGTCTTCCTGGCCGGGACGCCTG GTTTGTGATTCATGGCATTTGGCGCATCTGCGCTTAAATTCTTGCTGGAATGGTAAACAACGATTCCATTTG GTTACCATTAACAAAATGAAGAAAACCAACAATTTATTTTTGTAG